In Chiloscyllium plagiosum isolate BGI_BamShark_2017 chromosome 1, ASM401019v2, whole genome shotgun sequence, the sequence TCTCGTTTTTCAGCACAAAAAAACACCACATTGCCTTATGTCAACAAGTAAAAGTTACCAGGGAGAAATGACCAGTTTCTTCTCTCATTCTGTCTTTGCCAAAACCTACCACATTTTGAAAGATGAAGACAATACGGTTTTTCTCCCCCCAAAATTCGATTCTTGATCCATAAAACGATGGGACCTTAAGAAATGTTTTTCAAGACCAGgtatttcctttcctgaaacaAGGTTGAGTTTTGGGGGGAAAGGGAGGGAAGTGGGGATGTTGGAGATGAGGAGGTTTTGGAGATGGAGGGTTGGAGGTGGGGGGTTTAGATGGGGAGGCTTGGAGATTGAGGGGGTTGAAGATGGAAGGTTTGGAAATTGGGAGGGGGGCGTCGGAAGTCTTAGGTCCCAAAAAGGTTCTGTTTCTCACGGAAGAAGGCTTCGAGTCTAGAAGATCTTGAGCCTCTTGCCCCCGCCGACCGCTCTGCCCCCCTTCAGCACCCTCTGGGGCGGCTGGTCTTTGGAGAGGGGGCAGTATTTGATGGTGTGAGCGTTGTCTCCGTTGGCGTGGCACAGGGGGCAAGTGTAGGCCCTCAGGATGGGGCAGGTGACCCTGCCGTCGGGGGTCTTCAGCACATGAGAGGAGTAGACATCATCGGGGGCGCCGTTGTTCCGGCAGAAGACACAGATCTTGGGCTCTTGCTTGGCCCGGCCGCCGCCGCTGCTGCTCCTCCTGAACCCCCTCCTCTCCAGCCCCAGCAGATCCAGGGGGGCAAAGGGGTCGAGGAGCAGCTCAGGCTCCTGGGGGGCTGGGAAGGGACGGACGGGGTCGAGCAGGGAGAAGGGGTCGTCCAGCTCCAGCCAGTTCCTGGACGCGTTGGGcgagcagcagcaacagcaatgcAGGGGTGCATCCCCGTCGGCGGCCAGGCAAGGGCAAGCAGGGTCCCTCAGCCCCAGAGTGGCCTTCAGCGACTCAGTGATGGAGTTGGGGGAGCGGCTCACATTCCTGCGGCTCTTCATCACCAGCGCGGACAAGCCCAGGTAGTCCGTCCAGAAGTTAAAGGTGTAATCGTAGGTGCCTCCAGGGCTCAGGTACTTGGAGTTCAACAAATCCATGGCGACCCTCAGGATGCCCCCAATCCCCTTCTCTCTTGGAGTTCAGGCTGGGGGAGAATGTCCCTGGGACCTCAGTGCACTggcccccctctctctctctctctctgtgtgtgtccccCCAGCTCTCAGGTCTGAATGAGCTtctctctatgtgtgtgtgtgtatttataaCGGGGTGGGggatatatagagagagagacagagaacagcACTGCCTCTCACTACAGGGGGAGGAGCCATCCCAGCTCCTGAAAGATCTCACTGCATTCCtgcagagagccagagagagagagagagacagagagagagagttggaaaaGGTGCCACGGATCGGCCGCAGGAACCGAGCCGGAGTCTGAACCGCTGCTGTTGGGAAAGGGAAggaaagcaggcccttcagcccatccgtTCCGATGAACAGTCACCTagactctctccctgtctcacattcacactctccctctccatctctctcccctctccctctaTCACATTGACTCACTCTATTTCTCCCCCACCGTctctcacattctcacactccgtctctctcccctccctctctcacactcaccactctccctctttctatctctccccgctctctctcacattcactctccctctctctccctctctcacattcACACTCTCCCTCNNNNNNNNNNNNNNNNNNNNNNNNNNNNNNNNNNNNNNNNNNNNNNNNNNNNNNNNNNNNNNNNNNNNNNNNNNNNNNNNNNNNNNNNNNNNNNNNNNNNNNNNNNNNNNNNNNNNNNNNNNNNNNNNNNNNNNNNNNNNNNNNNNNNNNNNNNNNNNNNNNNNNNNNNNNNNNNNNNNNNNNNNNNNNNNNNNNNNNNNNNNNNNNNNNNNNNNNNNNNNNNNNNNNNNNNNNNNNNNNNNNNNNNNNNNNNNNNNNNNN encodes:
- the nanos1 gene encoding nanos homolog 1; amino-acid sequence: MDLLNSKYLSPGGTYDYTFNFWTDYLGLSALVMKSRRNVSRSPNSITESLKATLGLRDPACPCLAADGDAPLHCCCCCSPNASRNWLELDDPFSLLDPVRPFPAPQEPELLLDPFAPLDLLGLERRGFRRSSSGGGRAKQEPKICVFCRNNGAPDDVYSSHVLKTPDGRVTCPILRAYTCPLCHANGDNAHTIKYCPLSKDQPPQRVLKGGRAVGGGKRLKIF